One window of Acidobacteriota bacterium genomic DNA carries:
- a CDS encoding energy transducer TonB, with product MSHELFEDFVSAPVAIRSRKSRTMPISMGVHAVLVAVVITMSMVGSDLLPAMPVMLAFVAPAPPPALPPATPLAPQPAHAAAAAPTVPAAHAEAAPVDAPAGIKPDSGIEHDPGPVIASGVEGGLPGGGAGPIVSGLNGPPSPPVPAAPTGPMRLWSGVTPPTKIKDALPIYPYFATVAKVGGTVIVEAVIGPDGRVSDARILRSIPMLDRAALDAVLQWIYTPTLFNGVPVAVIMTVTVTFKLK from the coding sequence ATGTCACACGAGCTGTTCGAGGATTTCGTCAGCGCCCCTGTGGCCATCCGCAGCCGGAAGTCGCGCACGATGCCGATTTCGATGGGCGTCCACGCCGTGCTCGTCGCGGTCGTCATCACGATGTCGATGGTGGGCTCGGACCTGCTGCCGGCCATGCCCGTGATGCTGGCGTTTGTCGCCCCGGCACCTCCGCCAGCGCTTCCGCCCGCGACGCCGCTCGCGCCGCAACCGGCGCACGCCGCAGCGGCGGCCCCCACCGTGCCAGCCGCTCATGCTGAGGCCGCCCCCGTGGACGCCCCCGCGGGGATCAAGCCGGATTCCGGCATCGAGCACGATCCGGGACCGGTCATCGCGTCCGGTGTCGAGGGTGGTTTGCCGGGAGGCGGTGCCGGCCCGATCGTCAGTGGACTGAATGGGCCGCCCTCACCTCCGGTGCCAGCCGCCCCAACCGGGCCCATGCGCCTGTGGAGCGGCGTCACGCCGCCGACCAAGATCAAGGACGCGCTGCCGATCTACCCGTATTTTGCCACGGTCGCCAAGGTCGGCGGCACGGTGATTGTTGAGGCGGTCATTGGACCGGATGGCCGGGTAAGCGATGCTCGCATCCTGAGATCGATCCCGATGCTCGATCGCGCCGCGCTCGACGCCGTCTTGCAGTGGATCTACACCCCGACATTGTTCAATGGGGTGCCTGTGGCCGTCATCATGACGGTGACCGTGACCTTCAAACTGAAGTAG
- a CDS encoding amino acid permease gives MSFKQLTAVKSLDRLTRDTEDPTRQLKRTLGPVQLTALGIGAIIGAGIFSSVGSAAAGGAQHLGAGPAVVLSFVLTAVACGFAALCYCEFAAMVPVSGSAYTYAYATLGELIAWVIGWDLILEYAVGNVAVAVSWSGYFQELLRGLGMDWPRWLGTDFRSAGQAATQLAATVAAHGDVGALGPVVMRAADAFNAAPRIAGVPIILDLPAFLIVAFITWVLVRGISESAWLNSAMVGLKLLIIAFFIIVGAFYVKPEHWTPFAPNGFKGISSAAAIIFFAYIGFDAVSTASEEARNPQRDMPIAMIASLVICTVIYILVALVLTGLLKWDQLGTAEPLATAFSSLGMTWAAGIISLGAVFATTSVLVVFQLGQPRIFFSMARDGLLPAWAAKIHPKYRTPHITTMITGLVVATFASFMNINEVVELTNIGTLFAFVLVAIGIIILRRTNPDRHRPFRTPFVPFVPLMAVVMCTYLMFQLPLVTWVRFFVWLAIGLVIYFAYGVRHSVLRSSNRAS, from the coding sequence ATGTCCTTCAAACAACTCACCGCCGTCAAGTCCCTGGATCGTCTGACTCGAGATACCGAAGATCCCACGCGCCAACTCAAGCGAACGCTTGGGCCGGTCCAACTGACCGCACTGGGGATCGGCGCCATCATCGGGGCCGGCATCTTCTCGTCGGTCGGATCAGCCGCCGCAGGAGGAGCGCAGCATCTGGGCGCGGGCCCGGCCGTCGTTCTTTCCTTCGTGCTGACGGCCGTCGCGTGCGGCTTCGCGGCGCTTTGCTACTGCGAGTTCGCGGCGATGGTGCCCGTGTCGGGGTCCGCCTACACCTACGCGTATGCCACGCTCGGTGAACTGATCGCCTGGGTGATTGGCTGGGATCTGATCCTCGAGTACGCCGTCGGGAACGTGGCGGTCGCGGTATCGTGGTCCGGCTACTTCCAGGAACTGCTTCGCGGTCTGGGCATGGACTGGCCGCGATGGCTGGGCACGGATTTCCGATCAGCCGGCCAGGCGGCCACGCAGTTGGCGGCGACCGTGGCCGCACACGGCGACGTCGGGGCGCTTGGTCCCGTCGTGATGCGGGCGGCCGACGCGTTCAACGCGGCGCCGCGAATCGCGGGCGTGCCAATCATTCTCGATCTTCCGGCGTTTCTGATCGTCGCGTTCATCACGTGGGTGCTCGTGAGGGGCATCAGTGAGAGCGCGTGGCTGAATTCGGCGATGGTCGGTCTCAAGCTGCTCATCATCGCGTTCTTCATCATCGTCGGCGCCTTCTACGTGAAGCCAGAGCACTGGACCCCGTTTGCGCCGAACGGGTTCAAGGGCATCTCGAGCGCGGCCGCCATCATCTTCTTCGCCTATATCGGGTTCGACGCCGTGTCGACCGCCTCCGAAGAGGCAAGGAACCCGCAGCGCGACATGCCGATTGCGATGATCGCCAGTCTGGTGATCTGCACGGTCATCTACATCCTGGTGGCGCTGGTGCTGACCGGATTGCTCAAGTGGGATCAGCTCGGCACGGCCGAGCCGCTCGCCACGGCCTTCTCGTCACTCGGGATGACGTGGGCCGCCGGCATCATCTCGCTGGGCGCCGTGTTCGCGACCACCAGCGTGCTCGTCGTGTTTCAGCTCGGGCAGCCGCGCATCTTCTTCTCGATGGCGCGTGACGGTCTGCTTCCTGCGTGGGCGGCCAAGATTCACCCGAAGTACCGTACGCCGCACATCACCACGATGATCACCGGGCTGGTCGTGGCGACGTTTGCCAGCTTCATGAACATCAACGAAGTCGTGGAGCTCACCAACATCGGCACGCTGTTCGCGTTTGTGCTGGTGGCCATCGGCATCATCATCCTGCGGCGCACGAATCCGGATCGGCACAGGCCATTCCGGACGCCGTTTGTGCCGTTTGTGCCACTGATGGCGGTGGTGATGTGCACGTACTTGATGTTCCAGCTGCCCCTGGTCACGTGGGTGCGGTTCTTCGTGTGGCTGGCGATCGGATTGGTGATCTACTTCGCGTACGGCGTGCGCCACAGCGTGCTGCGGTCGTCCAACAGGGCGTCATGA
- a CDS encoding gluconolaconase, which yields MSGERLPAVHVAGLDAHVVVAGSSRLGVIVPDRAPGGRAVVTVDGAAGHAELEIGTVVAKEIHQVDNPAIASSGTLYATCSGRRGQEVPVSVVRVGTGGVQEPYLSGIVNATSMAFDARGTLHISSRFDGTVYRVMPDDTLEVVASELGVACGIAFGSDGTLFVGDRGGTIFRIGQTGRVVPFVTLPPSIVAYHLAIGPEDDLFVAAPTLDPCDRVYRISRLGEVKVVSTEFGRPQGLACDAEGQLWVTEAVAGGAGLYLVREGRPRELRMAASSLVGVAFDPRGGLVVASGDTVYRLNAPVRPWIPRA from the coding sequence GTGTCCGGTGAGCGCCTGCCGGCCGTCCATGTGGCCGGACTCGATGCGCACGTCGTGGTCGCGGGGTCCAGTCGGCTCGGCGTGATCGTCCCGGATCGCGCACCAGGAGGCCGCGCCGTTGTGACCGTCGACGGAGCGGCCGGCCACGCGGAACTCGAGATTGGGACAGTCGTCGCGAAAGAGATTCATCAGGTCGACAATCCCGCGATCGCTTCCTCTGGCACGCTGTACGCGACGTGCAGCGGGCGGCGCGGTCAGGAAGTCCCGGTGTCGGTCGTCCGCGTCGGCACCGGCGGTGTCCAGGAGCCGTACCTCAGCGGCATCGTCAACGCCACGTCCATGGCCTTTGACGCCCGTGGAACGCTGCACATCTCCAGCCGCTTCGATGGCACGGTCTACCGCGTCATGCCCGACGACACGCTCGAGGTGGTCGCCAGCGAACTTGGCGTCGCATGCGGGATCGCCTTCGGATCGGACGGGACGCTGTTTGTCGGCGACCGCGGCGGCACGATCTTCCGGATTGGACAGACTGGTAGAGTGGTGCCGTTTGTGACGCTTCCGCCCAGTATCGTGGCGTACCATCTCGCCATCGGGCCAGAGGACGACTTGTTTGTTGCGGCGCCAACGCTTGACCCGTGTGACCGCGTCTACCGGATCAGCCGGTTGGGCGAGGTGAAGGTCGTGTCCACCGAGTTCGGGCGTCCCCAGGGTCTGGCCTGTGATGCGGAAGGCCAACTGTGGGTGACGGAAGCCGTGGCTGGCGGCGCGGGCCTGTACCTGGTTCGCGAGGGCCGTCCACGTGAACTCAGGATGGCGGCATCGTCGCTGGTCGGCGTGGCCTTTGACCCGCGCGGCGGGTTGGTGGTGGCGTCCGGTGACACGGTCTACAGGCTGAACGCGCCGGTGCGGCCCTGGATCCCCCGGGCATGA
- a CDS encoding HNH endonuclease: protein MEQTLLLNASYEPLKVVHWRKAMTLWCQGKVEVISVYDREIHSVSITFRLPSVIRLLRYVRIKHRFDYVPFSRANIYARDEHTCQYCGHRMSTSELTFDHVVPVSHGGRKAWENIVTCCVSCNRRKGGRTPAEARMHLVRSPKRPESVPALRITIGIRQAPESWRDYLYWNVELEDD from the coding sequence ATGGAGCAGACGCTCCTCCTCAACGCTTCGTACGAGCCATTGAAGGTGGTTCATTGGCGCAAAGCCATGACGCTGTGGTGTCAGGGCAAGGTTGAGGTGATCTCGGTCTATGACCGCGAGATTCACAGCGTCTCGATCACGTTCCGTCTTCCATCGGTCATCCGGCTGCTGCGCTACGTCAGGATCAAGCACCGTTTCGATTACGTGCCGTTTTCGCGGGCGAATATCTACGCCCGCGATGAGCACACGTGCCAGTACTGCGGCCACCGGATGTCCACCAGCGAACTGACGTTCGACCACGTGGTGCCGGTGTCCCACGGCGGCCGAAAGGCCTGGGAGAACATCGTCACCTGCTGCGTGTCGTGCAACCGGCGGAAGGGCGGGCGCACCCCGGCCGAGGCCCGGATGCACCTGGTCCGGTCGCCCAAACGGCCTGAGTCGGTACCCGCACTGCGAATTACCATCGGGATCCGCCAGGCGCCAGAAAGCTGGCGCGACTACCTGTATTGGAACGTTGAACTCGAGGACGACTAG
- a CDS encoding sugar phosphate nucleotidyltransferase, which produces MSAHAWAVVLAGGDGQRVASLTTGYDGRLIPKQYWSFAGGESMIRWAFARALGVVPRQRVLFVVAEQHRRYWERDLADVPPDNLIVQPRNCGTAAGVLLAAVDVLFHRDPKARLLLLPSDHYVANEPVLRDALLETLRTRGSSHRRILLLGMIPEQCDPDYGWILPAGDGAIAGVAHFVEKPNLDGALALMRRGALVNSFMIVARASALLRACQQSVPDLVRSFVAREEAGTAAVSLSDFYADLPSADLSRDVLTKSASSLAVVRVPPCGWSDLGTPARVSAYQSRHLRTARRPADTSCRTLDANLGATA; this is translated from the coding sequence ATGAGCGCGCACGCGTGGGCGGTCGTATTGGCGGGTGGCGACGGACAGCGTGTGGCTTCTCTGACGACCGGCTATGACGGCCGGTTGATTCCCAAACAGTACTGGTCATTTGCCGGCGGCGAATCGATGATTCGCTGGGCGTTCGCCCGGGCCCTTGGCGTGGTGCCTCGCCAGCGCGTCCTGTTCGTGGTCGCCGAGCAGCACCGGCGCTACTGGGAACGGGATCTGGCCGACGTGCCGCCCGACAATCTCATCGTTCAACCGAGGAATTGCGGCACTGCGGCTGGCGTGCTGCTGGCCGCGGTCGACGTGTTGTTCCATCGCGATCCGAAGGCCAGACTGCTGTTGCTGCCATCGGACCACTACGTCGCCAACGAGCCCGTCCTGCGTGATGCGCTGCTCGAGACACTGAGGACTCGGGGGAGCAGTCATCGCCGCATTCTGCTGCTGGGCATGATCCCGGAGCAGTGTGATCCGGACTACGGCTGGATTCTGCCGGCCGGGGACGGCGCCATCGCCGGCGTGGCGCACTTCGTCGAGAAGCCGAATCTGGACGGCGCGCTCGCGTTGATGCGGCGTGGCGCCCTGGTCAACAGCTTCATGATCGTCGCTCGGGCGAGCGCGTTGCTCCGAGCCTGCCAGCAGTCGGTACCCGATCTGGTCCGGTCGTTTGTCGCGAGGGAGGAAGCCGGAACTGCGGCCGTGAGCCTGAGTGATTTCTACGCCGACCTGCCAAGCGCAGACCTGTCGCGAGACGTCCTGACGAAATCGGCCTCGAGCCTGGCGGTGGTTCGCGTCCCCCCGTGCGGATGGAGCGATCTGGGCACGCCCGCTCGCGTCTCCGCGTACCAGAGCCGGCACCTCCGGACGGCACGACGTCCGGCTGACACCTCGTGCCGGACGCTGGACGCCAATCTCGGTGCGACCGCCTGA
- a CDS encoding C40 family peptidase, whose protein sequence is MPLPRACAPLLLFGLCAFLLTGCAASRGPTLHVLPPRPSLVEPPSDSAVLLPRSSSVAPLLDSGVVRTALGYLGTPYVLGGTTPTGFDCSGFVRYVYHLNGVELPRNVATQASMGQPVEREDIRPGDLVFFSTTGPGLTHVGIATSRDAFVHAPNSRGVVRVEPLTSPYWSQHYAGARRLGSSRPAP, encoded by the coding sequence ATGCCTCTCCCCCGCGCCTGCGCACCACTGCTCCTGTTCGGGTTGTGCGCGTTCCTGTTGACCGGGTGCGCCGCCAGCCGGGGACCCACGCTCCACGTGCTTCCGCCCCGCCCCTCGCTGGTTGAGCCGCCATCGGATTCGGCTGTGCTTCTGCCTCGTTCGTCGTCGGTCGCGCCGTTACTGGACTCGGGCGTGGTGCGCACCGCGCTCGGATATCTCGGCACGCCGTACGTGCTCGGAGGCACGACGCCGACCGGGTTCGACTGCAGCGGGTTTGTCAGGTACGTCTACCATCTGAACGGCGTGGAATTGCCGCGCAATGTAGCCACCCAGGCGAGCATGGGCCAACCCGTCGAGCGGGAGGACATCCGGCCGGGTGATCTCGTGTTCTTCAGCACCACCGGGCCCGGTCTGACGCATGTTGGCATTGCGACGAGCCGCGATGCATTCGTGCACGCGCCGAATTCGAGGGGCGTGGTCCGCGTCGAGCCATTGACGTCGCCGTACTGGTCCCAGCATTACGCCGGCGCCAGGCGGCTCGGTTCGTCCAGACCCGCGCCCTGA
- the mtgA gene encoding monofunctional biosynthetic peptidoglycan transglycosylase: MALRRVGDRKWGQAPFSRRGREAQVIRKLFTGIVVLAAVGFGCAAYVYLTLPDIRSLRRVNPPTTAFIELRMREAERAGKKPRRVQTWVPYEQISSAVKRAVLVTEDAAFFGHEGIDFDELEKSFELNWKKGQFLRGGSTITQQLAKNLYLSPSKNPVRKFSEFLIARRLEAELSKRRIFEIYLNVIEWGDGIYGVEAAARHYFGIPASALGPEQAAMLASMIFNPRQYDPARPTPFLRQRQQLILSRMGAVAPPPADQPGPPPPPRT, translated from the coding sequence TTGGCGCTCAGAAGGGTCGGTGACAGGAAATGGGGCCAGGCCCCTTTTTCGCGGCGCGGGCGTGAGGCGCAGGTGATCCGGAAGCTGTTCACCGGGATTGTCGTGCTCGCGGCAGTCGGATTCGGCTGCGCGGCCTATGTCTACCTCACACTGCCGGACATCCGATCACTCCGCCGGGTCAACCCGCCGACCACCGCCTTTATCGAGTTGCGCATGCGCGAGGCCGAGCGTGCGGGAAAGAAGCCGCGGCGCGTGCAGACCTGGGTGCCGTACGAACAGATCTCGTCGGCTGTGAAACGCGCGGTGCTGGTGACCGAAGACGCCGCCTTCTTCGGGCACGAGGGCATTGATTTCGACGAACTGGAGAAGTCGTTTGAATTGAACTGGAAGAAGGGTCAGTTTCTGCGCGGGGGCAGCACGATCACCCAGCAACTGGCCAAGAACCTCTATCTGTCGCCGTCGAAGAACCCCGTGCGCAAGTTCAGCGAGTTCCTGATCGCGCGCCGGCTGGAAGCTGAGCTGTCAAAACGGCGGATCTTCGAGATCTATCTGAATGTCATCGAGTGGGGTGACGGGATCTACGGCGTTGAGGCGGCGGCTCGCCACTATTTCGGGATTCCGGCCTCCGCGCTCGGACCCGAACAGGCGGCGATGCTGGCATCGATGATCTTCAATCCCCGCCAGTACGATCCCGCGCGGCCGACCCCGTTTCTGCGGCAGCGCCAGCAACTCATCCTGTCCCGCATGGGGGCCGTGGCGCCCCCGCCGGCCGACCAGCCGGGCCCCCCTCCGCCGCCGAGAACCTGA
- a CDS encoding alanine--glyoxylate aminotransferase family protein, whose amino-acid sequence MAAPVLSHLDPELMGMMDAMRGQLAQVFRAPAGSFAFAVSGTGTSAMEMAVANLVGDTTRVLSVVGGYFADRIAGMCQRYGGQVTRLEHEWGRAVDPEAVRRALKERGADIVTIVHAETSTGVLNPVEQVAAIARESGALVIVDAVTSLGGHPLDVEKWGIGACYSCAQKCIGAPSGIAPIVFSPAALERRVKARSFYFDLTLLEDYWLRRKYHHTICASLVYALREALLMVEEEGLEARWRRHRENHNVLAAGLNTLGLSLLPPEPERLWTLNAVRVPDGVDEAAVRTKMLQQFDIEVGAGLGPLAGRIWRVGLMGASSTPAIILLFLGALESVLGAQKGR is encoded by the coding sequence ATGGCCGCTCCGGTCCTGAGCCATCTCGATCCTGAATTGATGGGCATGATGGACGCCATGCGCGGGCAGCTTGCGCAGGTCTTCCGCGCGCCCGCCGGGTCGTTTGCTTTCGCGGTCTCCGGCACCGGGACGTCGGCGATGGAGATGGCCGTCGCGAACCTGGTCGGTGACACGACGCGCGTCCTGTCGGTGGTGGGAGGCTACTTTGCCGATCGCATCGCCGGCATGTGCCAGCGATATGGCGGCCAGGTGACGCGGCTCGAGCACGAGTGGGGCCGCGCCGTTGACCCCGAGGCCGTGCGGCGCGCTCTCAAGGAGCGGGGCGCCGACATCGTCACCATCGTGCACGCCGAAACGTCGACCGGCGTGCTCAATCCGGTCGAACAGGTCGCGGCCATTGCCCGCGAGTCCGGCGCGCTGGTCATCGTCGATGCCGTCACCTCGCTTGGTGGCCACCCGCTCGACGTGGAGAAGTGGGGCATTGGTGCCTGCTACAGCTGTGCGCAAAAATGCATCGGTGCGCCATCCGGCATCGCGCCGATCGTGTTCTCGCCCGCTGCGCTGGAGCGAAGGGTCAAGGCGCGCAGCTTCTATTTCGATCTCACACTGCTCGAGGACTACTGGCTGCGCCGCAAGTACCATCACACGATCTGTGCGTCGCTCGTCTACGCGCTGCGCGAAGCGCTGCTGATGGTCGAAGAGGAAGGGCTCGAGGCGCGGTGGCGCCGGCACCGCGAGAACCACAATGTCCTGGCGGCCGGCCTCAACACGCTGGGTCTTTCGCTGCTGCCGCCCGAGCCCGAACGGCTGTGGACGCTGAACGCGGTTCGGGTACCAGACGGCGTGGACGAGGCGGCGGTGCGCACGAAGATGCTGCAGCAATTTGACATCGAAGTGGGTGCGGGCCTCGGGCCGCTTGCTGGCAGGATTTGGCGGGTTGGCCTGATGGGCGCCAGTTCGACCCCCGCAATCATTCTGTTGTTCCTGGGGGCGCTGGAGTCCGTGCTTGGCGCTCAGAAGGGTCGGTGA
- a CDS encoding dihydrodipicolinate synthase family protein, producing MNLNGIYPPAITPFANDEIDIAGLAHNTKRWMKTGLGGLLVLGSNGEAAFLDEDEAERVVATVREHTPRDRVLLAGTGRQSTRATLAATKRAAKAGADAVLVLTPFYFKSQMTQEALVAHYRAVADESPVPVLLYNFTNVTGINLAPDAVAALSEHPNIVGQKDSNGDVGQAAAIVARVPPDFPLLVGSAGTLYPAMMMGAAGAIIAVANVVPDVCVKLYDLVRAGRHDEARALQRRLTPLAVAVTGTYGIAGLKATMGMAGYVGGAPRMPLRPVKPEAIAVLRKLYDELVAI from the coding sequence ATGAATCTGAACGGCATCTATCCGCCCGCCATCACCCCTTTTGCGAATGACGAGATCGACATCGCCGGTCTGGCGCACAACACGAAGCGCTGGATGAAGACGGGTCTCGGCGGGTTGCTTGTGCTCGGGTCGAATGGCGAAGCGGCGTTTCTCGACGAGGATGAGGCCGAGCGCGTCGTGGCGACCGTGCGCGAGCACACGCCGCGCGATCGGGTACTGCTCGCGGGTACGGGGCGCCAGTCCACGCGGGCGACGCTGGCGGCCACCAAACGGGCGGCGAAGGCCGGAGCCGACGCGGTGCTCGTGCTGACGCCGTTCTACTTCAAGAGCCAGATGACGCAGGAGGCGCTCGTCGCGCATTACCGCGCCGTCGCCGACGAGTCACCGGTGCCGGTGCTGCTCTACAACTTCACCAACGTCACCGGCATCAACCTGGCGCCGGATGCCGTGGCGGCCCTCTCGGAGCATCCCAACATCGTCGGCCAGAAGGACTCAAACGGGGACGTGGGCCAGGCCGCCGCGATCGTGGCCCGCGTGCCGCCGGACTTTCCGCTGCTGGTCGGATCGGCTGGCACGCTCTATCCGGCGATGATGATGGGCGCCGCCGGCGCGATCATCGCCGTGGCCAACGTGGTTCCGGATGTCTGCGTGAAGCTGTACGATCTGGTCCGCGCCGGCCGCCACGACGAGGCGCGGGCGCTGCAGCGGCGGTTGACGCCGCTCGCCGTTGCGGTCACCGGCACCTACGGGATCGCGGGGCTGAAGGCGACGATGGGGATGGCTGGGTACGTCGGGGGCGCGCCGCGCATGCCGCTGCGGCCAGTCAAGCCCGAGGCTATCGCGGTGCTGCGCAAACTGTACGACGAGCTGGTGGCAATATGA
- a CDS encoding ABC transporter permease, whose protein sequence is MRRVGWGLLIGVALLALAAPLLTPHTPGQRFVDRLYAPPMRPHILDADGRWHAPFVYPVQLADRLERRYEEDRAHPVPLRWFSGGVIVDASSEDGAPWLPLGADGSGRDVFARLAYGARLSLGVALVATLGALLIGTLVGGAAGVSGGLVDDGLMRLSDFVVVLPAMYVVLALRAAMPLVLETPAVFALVAGIMAVVGWPLVARGVRAIVAAERDRDYAQAARSLGMGRWRLLVRHLLPAARGYLATQATLLLPGFILAEATLSYVGLGFPDPDASWGSMLQEAATIAAIADAPWTLAPAVAIFAVVLAVNLIVQTPEFSAVPGLGARSDGA, encoded by the coding sequence ATGAGGCGCGTCGGCTGGGGCCTGCTCATCGGCGTGGCGCTCCTCGCGCTGGCCGCTCCGCTTCTGACACCTCACACGCCCGGCCAGCGTTTCGTCGACCGTCTCTACGCGCCGCCGATGAGGCCTCACATCCTCGATGCCGACGGGCGCTGGCACGCGCCGTTCGTCTATCCGGTGCAACTGGCCGACCGGCTCGAACGCCGATATGAGGAAGACCGCGCGCATCCCGTCCCTCTGCGATGGTTCTCCGGGGGTGTGATCGTCGACGCGTCTTCCGAGGACGGAGCACCGTGGCTGCCGCTCGGCGCTGACGGGTCCGGGCGCGACGTGTTCGCGCGACTCGCTTACGGCGCGCGGCTGTCGCTGGGCGTCGCGCTGGTCGCCACGCTCGGCGCCCTGCTGATCGGCACGCTGGTCGGCGGCGCGGCCGGAGTGTCGGGCGGGCTGGTAGACGACGGGCTGATGCGTCTGTCGGATTTCGTCGTCGTACTGCCCGCGATGTATGTGGTGTTGGCGCTGAGGGCGGCGATGCCGCTGGTGCTGGAGACGCCTGCCGTCTTTGCGCTGGTGGCTGGCATTATGGCGGTTGTCGGCTGGCCGCTCGTCGCGCGCGGTGTCCGCGCGATCGTGGCCGCCGAACGCGATCGCGACTATGCACAGGCCGCGCGCTCGCTGGGTATGGGCCGATGGCGGCTGCTCGTGCGGCACCTCCTGCCCGCCGCACGAGGGTACCTCGCGACACAGGCGACATTGCTGTTGCCCGGCTTCATTCTCGCCGAAGCCACACTCTCGTACGTGGGTCTCGGGTTTCCGGATCCTGACGCCAGCTGGGGATCGATGCTCCAGGAAGCCGCCACGATCGCCGCCATTGCGGACGCGCCGTGGACGCTTGCTCCGGCGGTTGCCATCTTCGCCGTGGTCCTGGCTGTCAATCTCATCGTCCAGACGCCGGAATTCAGTGCGGTGCCAGGATTGGGCGCGCGTTCTGACGGCGCCTAA
- a CDS encoding ABC transporter permease, with amino-acid sequence MARYLARRIAFSLLLVLVVASSALVLTRMAPGDITTEQVGTGVSGKTLAADRLRLGLDRPLAVQYLEWLGRAVQLDFGTSLMYGRPVAGLVAERARNTALLAVVALLAATLIGLPLGVLAGSRSGMVSALVRSGSVLALSLPSLVSSLLLVFVAARTGWLPTGGMTALEPGAGGWFAAVVDLARHLVVPAAALTLPLAATIERLQARAVADTLREPFVLAALARGVPASRVLWRSALKPALRPVTAIYGLIFGSLLSGSFVVEIVTSWPGLGRLMFDALRSRDLYLVAGCAAAGGAFLALGGLLSDLALAIVDPRLRGSTEARS; translated from the coding sequence GTGGCACGGTATCTCGCAAGGCGCATTGCGTTCTCGCTGCTCCTCGTCCTGGTGGTGGCCTCCTCGGCGCTGGTCCTGACCAGGATGGCTCCCGGTGATATTACGACGGAACAGGTGGGCACCGGCGTCTCCGGGAAGACGCTGGCTGCCGATCGGCTGCGGCTCGGGCTGGATCGGCCGTTGGCCGTGCAATACCTCGAATGGCTGGGCCGGGCCGTGCAACTGGATTTCGGGACGTCGCTGATGTACGGGCGTCCAGTGGCGGGGCTGGTGGCCGAACGCGCCCGCAACACCGCGCTGCTGGCGGTGGTCGCGCTGCTGGCTGCCACCCTGATCGGGCTGCCGCTCGGCGTCCTCGCGGGGAGCCGGAGCGGGATGGTGTCGGCGCTGGTCAGATCGGGTTCGGTGCTGGCGCTCTCGCTGCCGTCGCTGGTCAGTTCGCTGTTGCTGGTCTTCGTGGCAGCGCGCACCGGCTGGCTGCCGACCGGCGGCATGACTGCCCTGGAGCCAGGCGCGGGCGGATGGTTCGCCGCCGTCGTGGACCTGGCGCGCCACCTCGTGGTGCCGGCCGCCGCACTCACTCTGCCGCTTGCCGCCACGATCGAGCGCCTGCAGGCGCGCGCCGTCGCGGACACGCTTCGGGAACCGTTTGTACTGGCCGCGCTTGCTCGCGGCGTGCCCGCCTCGCGCGTCCTGTGGCGGAGTGCCCTCAAACCGGCCCTGCGGCCGGTGACGGCGATCTACGGCCTCATCTTCGGCAGCCTTCTCAGCGGATCGTTCGTGGTCGAAATCGTCACGTCGTGGCCGGGGCTCGGCCGCCTGATGTTCGATGCGCTCCGATCGCGCGACCTGTACCTGGTAGCCGGATGCGCGGCCGCCGGCGGGGCGTTTCTCGCGCTGGGTGGCCTGCTGTCCGATCTCGCCCTCGCCATCGTCGACCCGCGGCTGCGTGGGTCGACCGAGGCCCGATCATGA